A window from Mycolicibacterium tokaiense encodes these proteins:
- a CDS encoding substrate-binding domain-containing protein, producing the protein MKIRTILPAAVCLTTALAMTACSSSVNNNADPSDTAAPASEVEVDDGGCAENRDQIAQLQADLSKNLYGIAAAESGKDERTNPNPIPEGEPIKITFSVEGLSHPFLVKQKQLAEETAAKLGAEINVVSANDDVNQQFNDIQTAIAQGTDALMMMPATTQGLDAVLTQAQAADIPYFFSQKGMLGVDPVSQVLAPYSNEGQQLGEWVVEHYQGQEDVNVAVISGIPGDQSSDARVNSFLLPLLRSCNFNIVANQPGQYRRGDSEKAAQNMLAANTDIDLLFGANDEAALGGIAALNSSGREGVDVVGLDGQTDMFAAIQAGDALATVIHKPTAGIVVEEIVDYLRGNPVPEYRVLDEDLVTKETIESGAQPAF; encoded by the coding sequence ATGAAGATCCGGACCATCCTGCCCGCCGCCGTCTGCCTCACCACCGCGCTCGCGATGACGGCATGCAGCTCGAGTGTGAACAACAACGCCGACCCGTCCGATACCGCCGCGCCCGCCTCGGAAGTTGAGGTCGACGACGGCGGATGCGCCGAGAACCGGGACCAGATCGCACAGCTGCAAGCCGACCTGAGCAAGAACCTGTACGGAATTGCCGCCGCTGAATCAGGCAAGGACGAGCGCACCAACCCCAACCCGATTCCCGAAGGTGAGCCCATCAAGATCACCTTCTCGGTGGAAGGCCTCAGCCACCCGTTCCTGGTCAAGCAGAAGCAGCTCGCCGAGGAGACCGCTGCGAAGCTGGGCGCCGAGATCAACGTGGTGAGCGCCAACGACGATGTGAACCAGCAGTTCAACGACATCCAGACCGCCATCGCGCAGGGCACCGATGCGCTCATGATGATGCCCGCCACCACCCAGGGTCTGGACGCCGTGCTCACACAGGCTCAGGCCGCCGACATCCCGTACTTCTTCTCGCAGAAGGGAATGCTGGGTGTCGACCCGGTGTCTCAGGTGCTCGCCCCCTACTCCAACGAGGGCCAGCAGCTCGGCGAGTGGGTGGTGGAGCACTACCAGGGCCAAGAAGACGTCAACGTCGCGGTGATCTCCGGCATCCCCGGCGACCAGTCCAGCGATGCCCGGGTGAACTCGTTCCTGCTGCCGCTGCTGCGCTCGTGCAACTTCAACATCGTGGCCAACCAACCGGGCCAGTACCGCCGCGGGGACTCCGAGAAGGCCGCGCAGAACATGCTCGCTGCCAACACCGACATCGACCTGCTCTTCGGTGCGAATGACGAAGCGGCCCTGGGCGGCATCGCAGCGCTGAACTCCAGCGGTCGCGAGGGTGTGGATGTGGTGGGCCTGGATGGCCAGACCGACATGTTCGCCGCCATCCAGGCCGGCGACGCACTGGCGACGGTGATCCACAAGCCCACCGCCGGGATCGTCGTCGAGGAAATCGTCGACTACCTGCGCGGCAATCCGGTACCCGAGTACCGCGTTCTCGACGAGGACCTGGTGACCAAGGAAACCATCGAATCCGGCGCACAGCCGGCGTTCTGA
- a CDS encoding MaoC/PaaZ C-terminal domain-containing protein — translation MKTFHDMEIGVRAEHSAVVSADIIGAYAQLSGDHNPIHEDADYAARTRFGRPVAHGMLVAGYVQTALTRLVAPGGVSTSYQFDLLAPAFEGAAITAQAVCAQLDPVARRATFTITVVDDTTRKQLISGSAVVAFPKGEK, via the coding sequence ATGAAGACCTTCCACGATATGGAGATCGGGGTCCGTGCCGAGCACTCGGCAGTGGTCTCCGCCGACATCATCGGGGCCTACGCCCAGCTGTCGGGGGACCACAATCCCATCCACGAGGACGCCGACTATGCGGCCCGCACCCGCTTCGGCCGGCCGGTGGCGCACGGCATGCTGGTCGCCGGCTACGTCCAGACAGCGCTGACCCGTCTCGTCGCCCCCGGCGGCGTGTCCACCAGCTACCAGTTCGATCTTCTGGCGCCGGCTTTCGAAGGCGCCGCCATCACCGCGCAGGCAGTGTGCGCACAGCTCGATCCGGTGGCCCGACGGGCCACATTCACCATCACAGTCGTCGACGACACCACTCGGAAGCAGTTGATCAGCGGGTCCGCCGTCGTCGCGTTTCCCAAAGGAGAGAAATGA
- a CDS encoding thiol-disulfide oxidoreductase DCC family protein — protein MADSDATPVLLYDGICGFCNTAVQTILKLDAHGTLRFAALDSPFAKAVIERHPELAEVDSVVFVDQPGLPGERVSVRSAALLRVADYLGGPWRVFSAAAVIPSPIRDRVYDGFAKIRYRVFGVKDSCPIPSPEVRARFIDV, from the coding sequence ATGGCTGATTCCGATGCGACACCGGTATTGCTCTACGACGGCATCTGCGGCTTCTGCAATACCGCGGTGCAGACCATCCTGAAATTGGATGCGCACGGCACCTTGCGGTTCGCCGCGCTGGACAGCCCGTTCGCCAAGGCCGTCATCGAGCGGCATCCCGAACTCGCCGAAGTGGATTCCGTGGTGTTCGTCGACCAGCCCGGTCTCCCCGGCGAACGCGTGAGCGTCCGGTCGGCCGCCCTGCTACGGGTGGCCGACTATCTGGGCGGGCCGTGGCGGGTGTTCTCCGCGGCCGCCGTCATCCCGTCTCCCATTCGGGACAGGGTGTACGACGGCTTCGCCAAGATCCGCTACCGAGTGTTCGGCGTCAAGGACAGCTGCCCCATTCCGTCGCCGGAGGTTCGGGCCCGCTTCATCGACGTGTGA
- a CDS encoding alpha/beta hydrolase, with protein MTHTDIVFTSAGTTCSGWHFPAAGSGPRPLVVMGHGFGGTKDSGLQSFAQHFQAAGIDVLAFDYRGFGASGGQPRQQISIDRQIGDYQAAVAAGKELAGVDPGRIVLWGSSLSGGHVIRVAAGRHDIAAVIAMTPLTNSLATARTILAQYRGLGALRATANGVRSRLAVARGRSPIMMPVVSAPGGAGALALDGAYDSYVSMSGPTWRNEVDAAVGLELATVKTKAAAKALRAPLLVQIADFDRFIPADSVARTAVHGRAQVHHYPCDHFDVWPGHDWFDKACADQLRFLRRVLG; from the coding sequence GTGACCCACACCGACATCGTCTTCACCTCGGCGGGAACCACCTGCAGCGGCTGGCATTTCCCGGCGGCCGGATCCGGACCCAGGCCGCTGGTGGTGATGGGCCACGGCTTCGGCGGCACCAAGGACTCCGGCCTGCAGTCGTTCGCGCAGCACTTCCAGGCTGCGGGGATCGACGTCCTGGCCTTCGACTACCGTGGCTTTGGTGCCTCAGGAGGTCAACCGCGCCAACAGATCTCGATCGATCGTCAGATCGGCGACTATCAGGCCGCAGTGGCCGCAGGCAAGGAACTCGCCGGCGTCGACCCGGGCCGGATCGTGCTGTGGGGATCGTCGCTGTCCGGTGGCCATGTCATCCGCGTGGCGGCCGGACGCCACGACATCGCCGCGGTGATCGCGATGACTCCGCTGACCAACTCGCTGGCCACGGCGCGCACGATTCTCGCTCAGTACCGCGGGCTGGGCGCGCTGCGGGCGACGGCCAACGGCGTACGCAGTCGTCTGGCGGTGGCCCGGGGCCGCTCGCCGATCATGATGCCCGTGGTGTCAGCGCCGGGCGGGGCGGGTGCGCTGGCACTCGACGGCGCCTACGACAGTTATGTGTCCATGTCCGGCCCCACCTGGCGCAACGAGGTGGATGCCGCCGTCGGCCTGGAACTCGCCACCGTCAAGACCAAGGCGGCGGCCAAGGCTCTGCGCGCCCCGCTGCTGGTGCAGATCGCGGACTTCGACCGCTTCATCCCGGCCGACTCCGTGGCCCGGACCGCTGTCCACGGCCGCGCTCAGGTGCACCACTATCCGTGTGATCACTTCGATGTGTGGCCGGGCCACGACTGGTTCGACAAAGCCTGCGCCGATCAGCTCAGGTTCCTGCGCCGCGTGCTGGGCTAG
- a CDS encoding IclR family transcriptional regulator, translated as MEIAGAQSAYRVLDVLTEVSLNPGSTAGEVAKATHLTAPTAHRLLRVLCDRGFAVQNEAGKYVPGPQMRVLVGDRVDHATLEEIGRPLLAQLRDRSTETVFLAVREGLQLTYLVVMTSSHSVQMYGEVGQQIPLHATSQGKVILAFLPPGVGERIIDQLEMPRYTPSTITSAAELHEAMSRIRRDGYALNLEERELGVRSVAAPVLDPSGNVVASVCVGGPIFRFSEEDLRGKFADLACETAEAISAELLRRFKPVEQLADIDGERSVQ; from the coding sequence ATGGAGATCGCGGGAGCGCAGAGCGCGTACCGGGTCCTCGACGTCCTGACGGAAGTCTCGCTCAATCCGGGCTCGACCGCGGGCGAAGTCGCCAAAGCAACACATTTGACCGCCCCGACAGCCCACCGGCTGCTGCGTGTGCTGTGCGATCGCGGGTTCGCGGTGCAGAACGAGGCGGGCAAGTACGTACCAGGTCCCCAGATGCGGGTGCTGGTCGGCGACCGCGTCGATCACGCCACCCTCGAGGAGATCGGCCGTCCGCTGCTCGCGCAGCTGCGGGACCGCTCCACCGAAACGGTGTTCCTGGCCGTTCGGGAAGGTCTGCAGCTCACCTATCTGGTGGTGATGACCTCATCACACTCCGTGCAGATGTACGGCGAAGTCGGGCAACAGATTCCGCTGCACGCGACCAGCCAGGGCAAGGTCATCCTGGCATTCCTGCCGCCCGGTGTCGGAGAACGGATCATCGACCAGCTGGAGATGCCGCGCTACACCCCGTCCACCATCACCTCTGCCGCGGAGCTGCATGAGGCGATGTCACGAATTCGCCGCGACGGGTACGCCCTCAACCTCGAGGAGCGTGAGCTCGGCGTGCGGTCCGTCGCCGCGCCGGTGCTCGATCCTTCGGGCAACGTGGTGGCCTCGGTGTGCGTGGGTGGGCCCATCTTCCGCTTCTCCGAAGAGGACCTGCGTGGGAAGTTCGCCGACCTGGCGTGCGAGACCGCCGAAGCCATCAGCGCCGAACTGCTGCGGCGGTTCAAACCCGTGGAGCAGCTGGCCGACATCGACGGCGAGCGGTCCGTTCAGTGA
- a CDS encoding mycofactocin-coupled SDR family oxidoreductase codes for MDGKLAGRVAFITGAARGQGRAHAVRLAREGADIIAVDLAGPLPPSVPYDSATPADLAETVRLVEQTGRRIQATAVDVRDLDGLTRAVDQGVAAFGRLDVIVANAGITVPEPWNETTPESFQDVMDVNVTGTWNTVMAGAQRIIDGGRGGSIILISSAAGLKMQPFMVHYTASKHAVTGMARAFAAELGRHKVRVNSVHPGAVNTPMGTGDMVAALNRANDTNPGLMNMVTPFLPDYIAQPEDIADAVCWLASDESRMVTAARIAVDLGATVF; via the coding sequence ATGGACGGAAAACTGGCGGGCAGAGTCGCTTTCATCACCGGAGCAGCACGGGGGCAGGGCCGCGCGCATGCTGTGCGGCTGGCGCGGGAAGGTGCCGACATCATCGCCGTCGACCTCGCCGGGCCGTTGCCGCCCAGCGTCCCCTACGACTCGGCCACCCCGGCGGATCTGGCGGAGACGGTCCGCCTCGTCGAGCAGACGGGCCGACGGATCCAGGCCACCGCGGTGGACGTCCGCGACCTGGACGGACTGACCAGAGCGGTTGATCAGGGCGTCGCCGCGTTCGGCCGGCTGGACGTCATCGTCGCCAATGCCGGCATCACGGTGCCCGAGCCCTGGAACGAGACCACACCGGAGTCTTTCCAAGACGTCATGGACGTCAATGTCACCGGGACCTGGAACACGGTGATGGCCGGCGCGCAGCGGATCATCGACGGCGGCCGCGGCGGCTCGATCATCCTCATCAGCTCGGCGGCCGGGCTGAAGATGCAGCCGTTCATGGTGCACTACACCGCCAGCAAGCACGCCGTCACCGGTATGGCCCGCGCGTTCGCCGCCGAACTGGGCAGGCACAAGGTGCGGGTCAACAGCGTGCATCCCGGTGCGGTGAACACCCCGATGGGCACCGGCGACATGGTGGCCGCGCTGAACCGGGCCAACGACACCAACCCGGGGCTGATGAACATGGTGACGCCGTTCCTGCCGGACTACATCGCCCAGCCGGAGGACATCGCCGACGCGGTCTGTTGGCTGGCCTCCGACGAATCCCGGATGGTGACCGCCGCCCGGATCGCGGTGGACCTGGGCGCGACGGTGTTCTAG
- a CDS encoding alpha/beta hydrolase family protein, protein MHLSAWMGAGVLAAGVSAALVAGADVASADTGTDTTSSSPSSDDSASSSTGSDDRANETSSDADTDTDTDSGADDGTDTDVADDDAEDDTDAEDVDGETDIDDSSEGDAAEDEADGGVATGGSDSSTDEQSDDTEIADEESEAEPEPVRVDEDVDTATDAEVIAEDTPSQEPAETPAPVVDADDTDTDTAVTLAGAKNATSAATTFASASRQPTLLEAISSVIFDVVGVAVTFIAGPPVVPHGSTVTVRQSSLEITDGRKVPAHWYYPEGDEPPQRIIYLQHGFLGVGAMYSYTAANLAESTNSIVVVPTLTSNRYVSDGFWLGSDQALRATAALFEGDREALTASAIAAGFAKRYGTEAVLPGRFALVGHSLGGNLVAGTAGYYADAVTAGGTENQLAGVILLDAAPQGSVLSDALDKLDSLDTYIPVIELGAPKEARRVDAALNSHRPGKFNGVVLANGEHLDSMEGGTWLIQFISHLYQGFPTAQNQAAAQILIDGWAADILDGRIDPTTGRCDGEDCAGIYGGPGQVLELDTPAGPTSGTVIGVPAPARSAVFEPWAATATVAPRPPRGSGLLLTL, encoded by the coding sequence GTGCACTTGTCGGCGTGGATGGGAGCAGGGGTTCTGGCGGCGGGTGTGTCCGCGGCCCTGGTGGCAGGGGCCGACGTGGCCAGTGCGGACACCGGTACGGACACCACCAGTTCGAGCCCGAGTTCCGATGACTCCGCCAGCTCCTCCACCGGCAGTGACGATCGGGCAAACGAGACCAGCTCGGATGCCGACACGGACACCGACACCGACAGCGGCGCCGACGACGGTACTGACACCGACGTCGCCGACGATGATGCCGAGGACGACACCGATGCCGAGGACGTCGACGGTGAGACCGACATCGACGACTCGTCCGAGGGGGACGCGGCTGAGGATGAGGCTGACGGCGGCGTGGCGACCGGGGGTTCCGACAGCTCCACAGACGAGCAGTCCGATGACACCGAGATCGCCGACGAGGAATCCGAGGCGGAGCCCGAGCCCGTCCGGGTCGACGAAGATGTTGACACGGCCACCGACGCGGAGGTGATTGCCGAGGACACGCCGTCGCAGGAGCCCGCCGAAACACCGGCCCCGGTCGTCGACGCTGACGACACCGACACCGACACCGCGGTGACGCTCGCCGGTGCCAAGAACGCGACAAGTGCCGCAACGACGTTCGCCTCTGCGTCGCGCCAGCCCACGCTGCTGGAGGCCATCAGCTCGGTGATCTTCGATGTCGTCGGAGTTGCCGTCACCTTCATCGCCGGGCCGCCGGTGGTTCCGCACGGCAGCACGGTGACTGTGCGCCAGTCGTCACTGGAGATCACCGACGGCCGCAAGGTGCCCGCGCACTGGTACTACCCGGAAGGTGACGAGCCGCCGCAGCGGATCATCTACCTGCAGCACGGGTTCCTGGGTGTCGGCGCCATGTACAGCTACACCGCGGCAAACCTGGCCGAGAGCACCAACAGCATTGTCGTGGTGCCCACGCTGACCTCCAACCGCTATGTCAGCGACGGCTTCTGGCTGGGTTCCGATCAGGCGCTGCGCGCCACGGCAGCGCTGTTCGAGGGTGATCGGGAAGCGTTGACCGCCAGCGCAATTGCGGCCGGCTTCGCCAAGCGTTACGGCACCGAGGCCGTGCTGCCGGGCAGATTCGCGCTGGTCGGGCATTCACTGGGTGGCAACCTGGTGGCCGGCACCGCGGGCTACTACGCCGATGCGGTGACCGCCGGCGGCACCGAGAATCAGTTGGCCGGAGTGATCCTGCTGGATGCCGCGCCGCAGGGCTCCGTGCTGTCCGACGCCCTGGACAAGCTGGACAGTCTGGACACCTACATCCCGGTGATCGAACTCGGCGCGCCCAAGGAAGCGCGGCGGGTGGATGCGGCGCTCAACTCCCACCGGCCCGGGAAGTTCAACGGCGTGGTCCTGGCCAACGGTGAGCACCTCGATTCCATGGAGGGCGGGACCTGGCTGATCCAGTTCATTTCGCATCTCTACCAAGGCTTCCCGACCGCTCAGAACCAGGCTGCCGCGCAGATCCTGATCGACGGCTGGGCTGCCGACATCCTGGACGGCCGTATCGACCCCACCACCGGGCGTTGCGACGGCGAGGACTGCGCCGGCATCTACGGCGGCCCCGGGCAGGTGCTGGAACTCGACACCCCGGCCGGGCCCACCAGCGGCACCGTGATCGGTGTACCGGCACCGGCGCGCTCGGCTGTCTTCGAACCGTGGGCCGCCACTGCCACGGTGGCGCCGCGGCCGCCGCGCGGCAGCGGGCTGCTGCTGACGCTCTGA
- a CDS encoding acyl-CoA dehydrogenase family protein: MAESTEVADDDFRDILAQTRHFIRTVVVPREPEILADDQVPDDLREQAQKMGLFGYAIPQQWGGLGLNLMQDVELAMEFGYTSLALRSMFGTNNGIAGQVLVGFGTDEQKSAWLAGIASGEVVASFALTEAGAGSNPAGLRTKAVRDGTDWVITGEKRFITNAPTADLFVVFARTRPADADGAGIAVFLVPADAPGVEVGAKDAKMGQEGAWTSDVGFTDVRVPGAALVGGSEDHGYRAAMTSLARGRVHMAALAVGSAQRVLDESVAYAATATQGGAAIGSFQLVQAMLADQQTGVMAGQALVREAARKWVTDEDRRIAPSAAKLFCTEMAGQVADLGVQIHGGTGYMRGVPVERIYREVRLLRLYEGTSEIQRLIIGGGLIKAAQKGN; encoded by the coding sequence ATGGCAGAGTCCACCGAAGTCGCCGACGACGACTTCCGCGACATCCTGGCGCAGACCCGCCACTTCATCCGCACGGTGGTGGTGCCCCGCGAGCCGGAGATCCTGGCCGACGACCAGGTTCCCGATGATCTGCGCGAGCAGGCTCAGAAGATGGGCCTGTTCGGCTACGCCATCCCCCAGCAGTGGGGCGGGCTCGGGCTGAACCTGATGCAGGATGTCGAGCTGGCCATGGAGTTCGGATACACCTCGCTGGCGTTGCGTTCGATGTTCGGCACCAACAACGGCATCGCCGGTCAGGTGCTGGTGGGCTTCGGTACCGACGAGCAGAAATCCGCGTGGCTGGCAGGCATCGCCAGCGGCGAGGTGGTGGCGTCGTTCGCGCTCACCGAAGCCGGTGCTGGTTCCAACCCCGCGGGATTGCGCACCAAGGCGGTGCGCGACGGGACCGACTGGGTGATCACCGGGGAGAAGCGGTTCATCACCAACGCTCCCACCGCCGATCTGTTCGTCGTCTTCGCCCGGACCCGGCCCGCCGACGCCGATGGCGCCGGCATCGCCGTGTTCCTGGTGCCCGCCGACGCCCCCGGTGTCGAGGTCGGAGCCAAGGACGCCAAGATGGGGCAGGAGGGGGCGTGGACCTCGGATGTCGGGTTCACCGATGTGCGGGTGCCGGGCGCGGCGCTGGTGGGCGGCAGCGAGGACCATGGCTACCGGGCGGCGATGACCTCGCTGGCGCGTGGGCGGGTGCACATGGCCGCGCTTGCGGTCGGGTCCGCGCAACGGGTGCTCGACGAGTCGGTGGCCTACGCTGCCACCGCCACCCAGGGCGGTGCGGCCATCGGCAGTTTTCAACTGGTGCAGGCCATGCTCGCCGACCAGCAGACCGGTGTCATGGCCGGGCAAGCCCTGGTGCGCGAGGCCGCGCGCAAGTGGGTCACCGACGAGGACCGCCGCATCGCACCGTCGGCAGCCAAGCTGTTCTGCACCGAGATGGCCGGGCAGGTGGCCGATCTCGGGGTGCAGATCCACGGCGGCACCGGGTACATGCGCGGGGTGCCGGTCGAGCGGATCTACCGTGAGGTGCGCCTGCTGCGCCTCTACGAGGGCACCAGCGAGATCCAACGGCTGATCATCGGCGGCGGCCTGATCAAAGCCGCCCAGAAAGGGAACTGA
- the fabG gene encoding 3-oxoacyl-ACP reductase FabG — MALLSGRAAVITGGAQGLGYAIAERFVAEGARVVLGDLDLEATEAAAARLGDAVAVRCDVTSSDEVAALVDTAVSTFGSLDVMVNNAGITRDATMRTMTEDQFDQVIAVHLKGTWNGLRHAAAVMRDAGSGAIVNMSSISGKVGMVGQTNYSAAKAGIVGMTKAAAKELAHLGVRVNAIQPGLIRSAMTEAMPQRIWDSKVAEVPMGRAGEPAEVAGVALFLASDLSSYMTGTVLEVTGGRHL, encoded by the coding sequence ATGGCATTGTTGTCCGGTCGTGCCGCCGTGATCACCGGTGGCGCACAGGGTCTCGGCTACGCGATCGCCGAGCGCTTCGTCGCCGAGGGGGCCCGGGTGGTGCTGGGTGATCTCGATCTGGAGGCCACCGAGGCCGCGGCTGCGCGACTCGGCGATGCCGTCGCGGTGCGCTGCGACGTCACCTCCTCCGACGAGGTGGCCGCGCTGGTGGACACCGCGGTGAGCACGTTCGGCAGCCTCGACGTGATGGTCAACAACGCGGGCATCACCCGCGACGCCACCATGCGCACGATGACCGAGGACCAGTTCGATCAGGTGATCGCCGTACACCTGAAAGGCACCTGGAACGGGTTGCGGCACGCGGCGGCCGTCATGCGGGACGCCGGATCCGGTGCCATCGTGAACATGTCGTCGATCTCGGGCAAGGTCGGCATGGTGGGCCAGACCAATTACTCGGCAGCCAAGGCCGGCATCGTCGGGATGACCAAGGCGGCTGCGAAGGAACTCGCCCACCTCGGGGTGCGGGTCAACGCCATCCAGCCGGGGCTGATCCGGTCAGCGATGACCGAGGCCATGCCGCAACGGATCTGGGACAGCAAGGTCGCCGAGGTGCCGATGGGGCGTGCGGGAGAGCCCGCTGAAGTTGCCGGGGTGGCACTGTTCCTGGCGTCGGACCTGTCGTCGTACATGACCGGCACCGTGCTCGAGGTGACGGGTGGGCGGCACCTGTGA
- a CDS encoding acyl-CoA dehydrogenase family protein produces the protein MTRLAQTLGLSEFQTEIVTTVRQFVDKEVIPQAGELERTDTYPQAIVDAMKEMGLFGLMIPEEYGGLGESLLTYALCVEELARGWMSVSGVINTHFIVAYMIRQHGTDAQKQHYLPRMATGETRGAFSMSEPELGSDVAAIRTRGVRRDDGTYAITGQKMWLTNGGSSTLVAALVRTDEGARKPHHNLTAFLVEKPAGFGEVLPGLTIPGKLDKLGYKGIDTTELIFDGYTAAATDVLGDKPGHGFVQMMDGVEVGRVNVAARACGVGIRAFELAARYAQQRQTFGKPIAEHQAIAFQLAEMATKVEAAHLMMVNAARLKDSGERNDVAAGMAKYLASEFCSEVTQQSFRIHGGYGYSKEYEIERLMRDAPFLLIGEGTSEIQKNIISKRLLNDYRI, from the coding sequence ATGACCAGGCTTGCTCAGACGCTGGGTCTTTCGGAGTTCCAGACCGAGATCGTCACCACGGTGCGGCAGTTCGTCGACAAAGAGGTGATCCCGCAGGCGGGGGAGCTGGAGCGCACCGACACCTATCCCCAGGCCATCGTCGACGCCATGAAGGAGATGGGCCTGTTCGGGTTGATGATCCCCGAGGAGTACGGCGGCCTGGGGGAGTCACTGCTGACGTACGCGCTGTGTGTCGAGGAGCTGGCGCGCGGCTGGATGAGTGTGTCGGGCGTGATCAACACCCACTTCATCGTGGCCTACATGATCCGCCAGCACGGCACTGACGCCCAGAAGCAGCATTACCTGCCGCGGATGGCCACCGGCGAGACGCGGGGTGCCTTCTCGATGTCCGAGCCGGAGCTCGGATCGGACGTGGCGGCCATCCGGACCCGCGGCGTGCGCCGCGACGACGGCACCTACGCCATCACCGGGCAGAAGATGTGGCTGACCAACGGTGGCAGCTCCACGCTGGTGGCGGCGCTGGTGCGCACCGACGAGGGCGCCCGGAAACCGCACCACAACCTGACGGCGTTCCTGGTCGAGAAGCCGGCCGGCTTCGGAGAAGTGTTGCCGGGCCTGACGATTCCCGGAAAGCTCGACAAGCTGGGCTACAAGGGCATCGACACCACCGAGCTGATCTTCGACGGGTACACCGCCGCCGCCACCGACGTGTTGGGAGACAAGCCGGGGCACGGGTTCGTCCAGATGATGGACGGCGTGGAGGTGGGCCGGGTCAACGTGGCGGCCCGGGCCTGCGGGGTCGGGATTCGCGCCTTCGAACTGGCCGCCCGCTACGCCCAGCAGCGCCAGACCTTCGGCAAGCCCATCGCCGAGCACCAGGCCATCGCCTTCCAGTTGGCCGAGATGGCCACCAAGGTGGAGGCCGCGCATCTGATGATGGTCAACGCGGCCCGGCTCAAGGATTCCGGCGAACGCAACGACGTGGCGGCGGGCATGGCCAAGTATCTGGCCAGTGAGTTCTGCTCCGAGGTGACCCAGCAGAGCTTCCGGATCCACGGCGGGTACGGCTATTCCAAGGAGTACGAGATCGAGCGCCTGATGCGCGACGCCCCCTTCCTGCTGATCGGCGAGGGCACCAGCGAAATCCAGAAGAACATCATCAGCAAACGCCTGCTGAATGATTACCGAATTTAG
- a CDS encoding class I SAM-dependent methyltransferase: protein MANEEMRAAWSDRGAGWVENERVFDAVLAPFSEPLLAGAQAGQRVLDIGCGAGALLERLTAVGAAAVGVDISDTMVAAAGARVPSATVLQADAQTADLRAHGPFDRVVSRFGVMFFDDPVAAFTNIRSATAAGAHLTLVCWRDAENPMFTLGNSVLTARMADAAVPSASDPVGPLAFGDAERVRAVLSGAGWHDIRIEPFDGICDYGIDGSDGVEERLAVVLSSSTGRAARAQLAPALGAGGWATLVDDVRAEVRRHLVGGVVKFVGRVWVVTARST, encoded by the coding sequence GTGGCCAATGAGGAGATGAGGGCGGCCTGGTCGGATCGCGGGGCCGGCTGGGTGGAGAACGAGCGCGTCTTCGACGCCGTGCTGGCCCCGTTCAGCGAGCCGCTGTTGGCGGGGGCGCAGGCGGGCCAGCGGGTGCTCGACATCGGCTGCGGCGCAGGCGCTCTGCTGGAACGTCTCACCGCGGTCGGGGCGGCTGCGGTGGGCGTCGACATCTCGGACACCATGGTGGCCGCCGCCGGCGCCCGAGTGCCGTCGGCCACCGTGCTGCAGGCCGACGCCCAGACCGCCGATCTGCGCGCGCACGGCCCGTTCGACCGGGTGGTGTCCCGGTTCGGTGTGATGTTTTTCGACGATCCGGTGGCGGCGTTCACCAACATCCGCTCCGCGACTGCTGCCGGCGCCCACCTCACGCTGGTGTGCTGGCGCGACGCCGAGAACCCCATGTTCACCCTGGGCAACAGTGTGCTCACCGCACGGATGGCTGACGCCGCGGTGCCGTCGGCGTCGGATCCGGTGGGCCCGCTGGCTTTCGGGGACGCCGAACGGGTGCGGGCGGTACTCAGCGGGGCGGGGTGGCACGACATCCGCATCGAGCCGTTCGACGGGATCTGCGACTACGGCATCGACGGCAGCGACGGTGTGGAGGAACGGCTGGCGGTGGTGCTGTCGAGCTCGACCGGTCGCGCCGCCCGCGCCCAGCTGGCCCCGGCGCTGGGTGCGGGCGGCTGGGCGACGCTGGTCGATGACGTGCGGGCCGAGGTGCGCCGTCACCTCGTCGGCGGGGTGGTGAAGTTCGTCGGCCGGGTGTGGGTGGTGACGGCCCGCAGCACCTAG